From the genome of Candidatus Effluviviaceae Genus I sp.:
TCACCGTCGTGAGGCGCTCGACGGCGGCGCGCACCGCCTCGGCCTTCCGGAGGCGCTTCTCGTGCATCCGCGCGATCACACCCGCGTCCTCGGTCGTGATGCCCGCCTCGTCGTGCTCGTAGCTGTTCCACTTGATGAGCTCGCGCGACGGCGGGAACAGAAGCGGCGAGACCCCGTCCGCCGTCTCGGCGTAGCGTCGGTAGGGCCTGCCTCCGCCGGCGCCGCCCGCGCCCACCGGCGCGCCCCCGCTGGCAGCGGGCACGCCGCCCGCGCGGTCGAGCGGCCCGGCCCACGGGGCCCCAGCCGGGTCGAGCTCCGCGGTCACGCTCGACTCGGAGAGGTGCTTGTCCGAAAGCAGGATCCCCACGACCTGCCAGCGCCAGACGAGCGCGAGCATCTCCGCCGTCAGGCGGAACGCCTCCTCGACGCTCCCCGGCGCGGCCACCACGCGCGGGAACTCCCCGTGCCCGCAGTGCAGCGCGAACCAGAGGTCGGCCTGCTCGGTGCAGGTCGGCACACCGGTGGACGGCCCGGACCGCTGCGCGAGGAGGCAGAGGAGCGGCGTCTCGGTCATCCCGGCGAGGGAGAGCGCCTCGACCATGAGCGCGAACCCGCCGCCGCTCGTGCCGACCATCGTCCGCGCGCCGGCGAACGCCGCGCCGATGGCCATGTTCGCGACGGCGATCTCGCTCTCGGGGTGGACGACGGTGATCCCGAGATCCTCGTTGCGCGCCGCGAGGAAGTGCAGGAGCGACGACGACGGGGTCATGGGGTAGGCGAAGTACGCGTCGAGGCCCGCGGCCGCCGCGCCGAGGCCGATGGCCTCGTTCCCGGAGACGATCCTGAGCGGCCGCTCCCCCCGCTCGAGCCGGAACCGGCCCCCGAGCGCGGGAAGCGCCGCGTCGTAGACGGCGCCGGCGTACGCGACGTTGTTCTCGGCGTCGCGCGGATACTCGCGGCGCACGAGGTCCTCCATCGCCGCACGGTCGAGCCCGATCGCCGCGGCGAACGCCGCGGGCCCCGCCACACCGACGCGGAGCTCGGACCGCGGGTACCCGGCCGCCTCGGAGCTCATCGGCAGGCCAACGCCCTGGCCGCCGCTCACCTCGTCCGCGTTGTACACGAGCACGCCGCCGTCGGCGACGCGCTCCCGGTGCAGCTCGTAGCTCCGCGCGTCGAGCGCGACCACAAGGTCCGCACTCTCGTGGTGGCTCGTGACCTCGCGGGCGGCCGAGCTCACGACGGAGAAGTTGTGCCCGCCGCGGATGAGGCTCTGGTAGTCGTCCATCTGGAAGACGTGGCGGCCGATGCCCGCCAGGTGGCTCGCGGCGACCGACGCGGACTTCTTGACGCCCTCGCCGGCCTTCCCGCCCACGAGCAGCGTGAACACGTCCCGGCTCATCGGTCCTCCCCGCCTCGCGCCCCGTCGTCGGTCGCCAGCGCGAGCGCGATGTCGGCCAGCGTGAGGAGGTCGAGCGCGTTGTGGTGCAGCACGGTCAGCATGTCGCGCGGGTCCCCGGTCCGGACGAAGTGGTGATAGGCCGCGGGGATCTCCTCGCCCGGGATGTCGCCCGTCCGGCGGCGTCCGCACAGCTGCCACTCGAGCGTCTGGAGGCGGCAGTCCGGAAGCACGGTGCGCCACCTGCGGCGTGCGTGGTGAAGAAGATCCACGTGCGCCGGCTCCTGCGGGCTCGCGATGCGGTGCAGCCCGAGACGGTCCCTCAGAACGGGCACGTCGAACGCCTTGCCGTTGAAGGAGACCAGCAGCCGGGCGCGCTGCGCCATCTCGCGCCACGCCTCGAGGAGCGCCGGCTCCTCGCGGTAGTCGCGCGCGAGGACCTGTGTGAGAACGAGGTCGTCCCCCCGGACGCGCATGGCCCCGAGCAGGAACACCATGCTCCCCGCAAGCCCGGTCGTCTCGGTGTCGAGGAAGAGCGCGTCCTCCGGCCGCTCGAGAAGCGCCAGCACGGTCGAGTCGATGCCGTTCGGTCCGTGCGCTGCGGCCCGCGCCTCCCGGAGCTCCTCGAGGACCCGCCGCTCCGACCCGCGCCAGAGGTCCGAGGCCGCCCGCTCGACGACGAGAACGCCCT
Proteins encoded in this window:
- a CDS encoding 2-oxoacid:acceptor oxidoreductase family protein, translated to MSRDVFTLLVGGKAGEGVKKSASVAASHLAGIGRHVFQMDDYQSLIRGGHNFSVVSSAAREVTSHHESADLVVALDARSYELHRERVADGGVLVYNADEVSGGQGVGLPMSSEAAGYPRSELRVGVAGPAAFAAAIGLDRAAMEDLVRREYPRDAENNVAYAGAVYDAALPALGGRFRLERGERPLRIVSGNEAIGLGAAAAGLDAYFAYPMTPSSSLLHFLAARNEDLGITVVHPESEIAVANMAIGAAFAGARTMVGTSGGGFALMVEALSLAGMTETPLLCLLAQRSGPSTGVPTCTEQADLWFALHCGHGEFPRVVAAPGSVEEAFRLTAEMLALVWRWQVVGILLSDKHLSESSVTAELDPAGAPWAGPLDRAGGVPAASGGAPVGAGGAGGGRPYRRYAETADGVSPLLFPPSRELIKWNSYEHDEAGITTEDAGVIARMHEKRLRKAEAVRAAVERLTTVNTHGRGDLTVFAYGSTTMSVLEALRVGGIEATVVQPIYLEPFPVLALAQYRGSAPIVVEQSAGGQFARLLEERGGVRAGAVIRRYDGRPFDPGALADGIRAAAARRERQ
- a CDS encoding ribonuclease H-like domain-containing protein, producing the protein MSDAFRERLSGIGAARTRGGRPGTAAPARSLDELRGVVRTEGVLVVERAASDLWRGSERRVLEELREARAAAHGPNGIDSTVLALLERPEDALFLDTETTGLAGSMVFLLGAMRVRGDDLVLTQVLARDYREEPALLEAWREMAQRARLLVSFNGKAFDVPVLRDRLGLHRIASPQEPAHVDLLHHARRRWRTVLPDCRLQTLEWQLCGRRRTGDIPGEEIPAAYHHFVRTGDPRDMLTVLHHNALDLLTLADIALALATDDGARGGEDR